In Papaver somniferum cultivar HN1 chromosome 9, ASM357369v1, whole genome shotgun sequence, the genomic stretch ATACCTTGTGAAAATGTCTCCAGCCTGTTAGTAATGCCCCTTCACAAGCTGGTGCCATAAGTTTGCATAACTTCCCTTGCATCCCAGCCATTGTCTTCCAATATTTATCTGCTAGAATTTGTCTTGCATTACTGTCTCAAGCGAATTCTTTCGTCTAAGGTTTTCTGTTCAGCACCAAGTGAATGCAAATTCTTCTACTTCTTGATTTGCAGGTTCTTGAATTACTCACTTTCCAGACATGCATACATGCGTGTTTAAAATACTTAGAGGCTGTCCCGTGGATTGTAGCGCGTCCCTCTATTAACACACTTGAACACATCATAGGGGTAGTTCTTAAGACTGATGGATATGAAGGTAGACGTGCGGGAAAATCCTTCGTGGTGGAACTTCTAAGATCAAGAGATTGTCTTCTTAGTGACGTGAATTCTGCTGAAACATACAACAAGAGTATATTATCCTCATgtcaaagatgtgtagattcacTGCTCAAACTATTTAAGAAAGCTGCAGATACTGGGTTCGAGGTGAGCTATTTGTGTAAGACTTTGGACAACCAAATATATTTAGAAGTCGATAACCTTTTATGGTTGTTTGACATTCTAGTAGATAGGCAAGCGGCTGAGGAGTTCGCGTTAATGTGGGCTAAACAACAAAAGCTGGCAGACCTACACACAAAATTCTGGACGCCCTCACGCCGTTTCATCAGCTGCATAACAGTGCGATTGTTGGTTGGTATAGGAAAAGTGGAAATTCTTCTGACGGAGGACACCCGACAACTATTATTACTGACATGGGTTCAGCCGCTGGTTGATGACTACGCTTATTTATGAAAACGTACTACATCAGTTGACCTGAAAGTGGCGGAAGAAAATATTGAGAGGATCATATTAGAACTTACACCAGGAGATCAACAGAGTGTATATTTGAGATGGTTTGGATGTTTCTTGAAGAAAGGTGATGCCTGTCCAAAACTTCTAAAAGCCTTTGAAGGCTGGAGCAGAAGAACCGTTGGTGAAACACCTTTGCTCTCTTTTAATAATGAATGACATGAATTTGTATTGTATAGTGTTTAATTACTTGCTTTCCTCTTGTAATTTATTCAAAAGCGGAAAACTCACAAAAGTTTGAATGTTAATATTTTTCCTTACAGTTTCTCGCGGAGTAAAAACATAGGTCCTTGCTTATACAGCAACAACTTgtagttgttttttgtttttgtttttgaagcatAGCAGTAACTTTAGTTTTTTCTAGCATTTTTCAAGTTTTGTTTTTTGAGTGCACAGACTTTTTCTTTGTCATGGCAAATAGCAAATATAAGTTTTCATTAGTAACGCCTCGCATTAAAAGTTGCCTCGCATCTAACATCACATCAAGTGGACGTGTCGGAGTGCTTATCGGGCATGACTAGAAATCATGTGGGCTCCGCCCGCGCAGGTTCGAATCCTGCCGTTCACGCActtatatgtttttatttttacttcTTTTCTTATGATTGCTTCGGAGAATCAAGTTATTAGGAGTTATAGGACATACAAAAAAATTTAGTCTGAGTTTCTTTCGCCAAACTTCTCAATTTTCGTTAGCTTTAGCTGAGAGGTGAAATAACGTAGTTAAATTTTCAGGTAATCCTCATGTATCACTCATTTTTACCATCAATCAATCCCCTTTCAggtaatcctcgtgtatcactcATTTTTACCATCAATCAATCCCCTTATGATaatttaacacaaaattggtcaattaacccaataacgataatttctgggtgaaaaagacatgtaaaatttgatactgtttaaatggacgaaaatataaaaatagccaggatgtaaacagtttcatcctacccattttcaaatagtttttcttatttttaatttacatcaggatgcatccagtttcatcctcaatattttttaagtttaagctaggatgaatccaatttcattcttgctattttcttGGTATCAATTTCactcataataatttttactcgtccattagaaccatgctttcaaaaaaattggacaaatgacccattttccgttaattTAAGTTATCACAAAGATCGGGACTTATAGTTCTTTAACTTTAtcgagtaaaaataaataaagaacttGAAAATGATTTACTAGAGCCATTTACTACAGTGAGAAATTTATGAACTAATCGAACGATCTTATCGTATTACCATAAACATGGATGATTTACCAAACTTCAGGAGGGTGCATATAGGGTGCCGCTCCCAGCAAGCCAAGTAGTTTCAAAATTTTGAGCTTCTGATTGTAGGGATGTGTAATACCTGGAAAATGGGGCTTTGCCTTgttacatttttttctttttaatacatTTCAACCTTTCtactcaaataaaaaaaataaaaaaattgagctCCAAAACTCGAAATTCTATCCACAAAACTCGTATTTTTCAACTCTATGTTACTGTCAACAGTCCCACATACAGAATGTACGATCAAATGTTGTAGTTGACCATTGGGTCGGATGATGACAACACTCTGTAATCTTACTATGTTATCACTAATTCTTCTCCTTAGCTAATAGACATTTGTAATCCAATCCAATTACGCCATTAGTACCTTTTAGAATTTAAGAAGTAGAGAGAGACAGAATTGGAGCTAGAGGTGTAAAAAGTGCCTGCCGGCACAACCCGACACACAAAGTCGcgtgcttcacgtgccatgtgCCGTGTTGTGCTGTGTCAACGATTTAAACTTGATGTGTCGTgctgtgctttactagtcaaaagctcGGCACATCACAGCCCACGGGCACAACACACAAATAAACGTGCTGTGCCGTGCTGGGACACGTgttataaacaatttgaaatcacttaatggtatacattaagtcggacattatcacgagAATCTAAATAGAtaacatatcatttgaaattatttcagaaattatttcaagtaaaattaacaagttattcaataaaaagaaatatccCATCAAATGtaaaattggatcattgtcatgtaaatagtgttctagtcaaatataactaacgacattataacaacgatattgaaatatattttccaaatatttaggtattatatgtgttgttatagaAATAAGTCAGCACAAAATGTAAAAAACAAGCTAGAAtagtgactcttttgtgaaatatacacaaaaatgtgatgtattatgcctTGTTATATGGTGTACTTGTGCGtgctatgacgtgctttcttaacgtgttgtgctgggccacgtgcttatccgtACCGCGTGCCGTGCTGTGCTATTATGCCGGTTAGACTAACCCAGCATAGGCCACGAAACTAACGTGCTGGGCTGGGATCTGATTTTAGCGTGCTGGGATgggctgtgctcgtgctggcacaacccaatttacacctctaattGGAACAGTAGCATAGAATATGAAACAAAAACATGATAATTTATGTTCACATGTCTTGAAATTGAAGTAGTTTTATTAGCTCCGTTGAGGTATAAAAACTAAACAATGAGGTGGTGTTTTCTTTGAACATTGGCATCTCTCTGAAGATAATAACCAAACAACTAATTCGCTCCGATGGAGACCTCGTCCATTCAATGCTTATCAGATATGGTATGTTTATGATTTATTATTACTATCCTTCGTATTGCTCTCTCTTTCTAGCTACTTTTTGtagtagaggtgtaaaacgtgcctgCCCAATACTGCCCGGCACACGGAGTCGcgtgcttcacgtgccatgtgATGTActgtgccaacgatttaaacgtgCTGTGTCGTGCTGTGATTTATTAATCAAAAGCTAGGCACGACACAACACATCCCACGGGCATAACACACGAATAAACGTGCTGTGCCGTGCTGGCACATGTGTTATGaacaatttgaaa encodes the following:
- the LOC113314254 gene encoding BTB/POZ domain-containing protein At3g50780-like isoform X2, with translation MIMDCLVVVASLIRPFLLNTDPLARGAALGFKFQLLSVLELLTFQTCIHACLKYLEAVPWIVARPSINTLEHIIGVVLKTDGYEGRRAGKSFVVELLRSRDCLLSDVNSAETYNKSILSSCQRCVDSLLKLFKKAADTGFEVSYLCKTLDNQIYLEVDNLLWLFDILVDRQAAEEFALMWAKQQKLADLHTKFWTPSRRFISCITVRLLVGIGKVEILLTEDTRQLLLLTWVQPLVDDYAYL
- the LOC113314254 gene encoding BTB/POZ domain-containing protein At3g50780-like isoform X1; translated protein: MAALYEANTTASEITPKIPAIEISILVFVYIIPFLNRLSLLSKFPVLRLAMNPVLAMLRFYQLIPTLGLIGFLALFIGFLRYRGRNLSKLDSLQAMIMDCLVVVASLIRPFLLNTDPLARGAALGFKFQLLSVLELLTFQTCIHACLKYLEAVPWIVARPSINTLEHIIGVVLKTDGYEGRRAGKSFVVELLRSRDCLLSDVNSAETYNKSILSSCQRCVDSLLKLFKKAADTGFEVSYLCKTLDNQIYLEVDNLLWLFDILVDRQAAEEFALMWAKQQKLADLHTKFWTPSRRFISCITVRLLVGIGKVEILLTEDTRQLLLLTWVQPLVDDYAYL